A single region of the Nocardioides aquaticus genome encodes:
- a CDS encoding DctP family TRAP transporter solute-binding subunit, with protein MNRTSRVTRSTLAAAAVLLPIGLLSACGGGDSSGSGGVELTLAHSYTEDQPQHACGAEVIKEEVEAADAGMTVEIYPSSQLGADADRIASVQSGDIDLDIQGASALAAAYEPIGVIDAAYAFESTEHLAAFFDGEASDTVKADFKDASGVSVLGAWSAGARQFTASEPIREPADLDGLRMRFPGSPQFLLNAEALGAQPTEVAYEELYLALQQGVVDGQENPITNISATNIAEVQDYLSLSSHAQNSNLIIAGPVYDELDADQQQVLDDAVATAVDGLPACVEEEETAQLEEWASSGEIEIVDDVDVEAFSAQTDAWFTDNLEGESLAVYEAIKSSAP; from the coding sequence ATGAACCGCACCTCCCGCGTCACCCGCTCCACCCTCGCCGCCGCGGCGGTCCTGCTCCCGATCGGCCTGCTGAGCGCCTGCGGCGGGGGCGACTCGTCCGGCTCCGGCGGCGTCGAGCTGACGCTGGCCCACAGCTACACCGAGGACCAGCCGCAGCACGCCTGCGGTGCCGAGGTGATCAAGGAGGAGGTCGAGGCCGCCGACGCCGGCATGACCGTCGAGATCTACCCGAGCAGCCAGCTCGGCGCCGACGCCGACCGGATCGCCTCGGTGCAGTCGGGCGACATCGACCTCGACATCCAGGGCGCCTCGGCACTGGCCGCCGCCTACGAGCCGATCGGCGTGATCGACGCGGCGTACGCCTTCGAGAGCACCGAGCACCTGGCGGCCTTCTTCGACGGGGAGGCCAGCGACACCGTCAAGGCCGACTTCAAGGACGCCTCCGGGGTCTCCGTCCTCGGGGCGTGGTCGGCCGGGGCGCGCCAGTTCACCGCCTCCGAGCCGATCCGCGAGCCCGCGGACCTGGACGGCCTGCGGATGCGCTTCCCCGGGTCGCCGCAGTTCCTGCTCAACGCGGAGGCACTCGGCGCCCAGCCCACGGAGGTGGCCTACGAGGAGCTCTACCTCGCCCTCCAGCAGGGCGTCGTGGACGGCCAGGAGAACCCGATCACGAACATCTCGGCGACCAACATCGCCGAGGTCCAGGACTACCTCAGCCTCTCCAGCCACGCGCAGAACTCCAACCTGATCATCGCCGGACCGGTCTACGACGAGCTCGACGCCGACCAGCAGCAGGTCCTCGACGACGCCGTGGCCACCGCGGTGGACGGACTGCCGGCCTGCGTGGAGGAGGAGGAGACCGCGCAGCTCGAGGAGTGGGCCTCGAGCGGCGAGATCGAGATCGTCGACGACGTCGACGTCGAGGCCTTCAGCGCGCAGACCGACGCCTGGTTCACCGACAACCTCGAGGGCGAGTCCCTCGCGGTCTACGAGGCCATCAAGAGCTCGGCCCCGTGA
- a CDS encoding phosphotriesterase family protein, with protein sequence MPAADLGWTLTHEHLFVLSPELDRDHPHPEWDPDAAVDRAVAGLEELYDLGVRTVVDLTVPGLGRDVTLVGRVAARARVNLLAATGWYTDAVLPPYFRTHGPGRLIGGPEPLVEMFLRDLEEGVAGTGVRAAVIKVVTDEPGLTPDVSRVLAAAAVAQQRTGVPVVTHSNPHLRTGLDQLRVLGDAGVDLRRVVVGHSGDTPDRGYLRALLDHGATIGVDRLGMAHVADDDVMVDSVVTLAAEGYADRIVLSHDAAYFSRVTPPSWRREHAPHWRHDHLARCVLPRLRAAGVSADDLDRMTTHNARRLLTPSVEAAA encoded by the coding sequence GTGCCCGCGGCAGACCTCGGCTGGACCCTGACCCACGAGCACCTGTTCGTGCTCAGCCCCGAGCTCGACCGCGACCACCCCCACCCCGAGTGGGACCCCGACGCGGCGGTGGACAGGGCGGTGGCCGGCCTGGAGGAGCTGTACGACCTCGGGGTCCGCACGGTGGTCGACCTGACGGTGCCCGGCCTGGGTCGCGACGTCACCCTCGTCGGGCGGGTCGCGGCGCGGGCCCGGGTCAACCTCCTGGCGGCCACCGGGTGGTACACCGACGCGGTCCTGCCGCCGTACTTCCGCACGCACGGACCCGGTCGGCTGATCGGCGGCCCGGAACCCCTGGTCGAGATGTTCCTGCGGGACCTGGAGGAGGGCGTGGCCGGGACGGGCGTGCGCGCTGCGGTGATCAAGGTCGTGACGGACGAGCCCGGTCTGACGCCGGACGTCAGCCGTGTCCTGGCCGCCGCCGCGGTCGCCCAGCAGCGCACGGGCGTCCCCGTCGTCACCCACAGCAACCCCCACCTGCGCACCGGGCTCGACCAGCTGCGGGTGCTCGGGGACGCCGGGGTCGACCTGCGACGGGTGGTCGTCGGCCACAGCGGCGACACCCCCGACCGCGGCTACCTGCGAGCCCTGCTCGACCACGGCGCGACGATCGGCGTCGACCGTCTGGGGATGGCCCATGTCGCCGACGACGACGTCATGGTGGACAGCGTCGTGACCCTGGCGGCCGAGGGCTACGCCGACCGGATCGTGCTGTCGCACGACGCGGCGTACTTCAGCCGGGTGACCCCGCCGTCGTGGCGTCGGGAGCACGCGCCGCACTGGCGCCACGACCACCTCGCCCGCTGCGTGCTGCCCCGGCTGCGCGCGGCCGGCGTCTCCGCGGACGACCTGGACCGGATGACCACCCACAACGCACGACGGCTGCTGACGCCGTCGGTGGAGGCCGCCGCGTGA
- a CDS encoding shikimate dehydrogenase has protein sequence MSTHYRVALLGHGIGPSLTPALHEQEAALLGLDYRYETVDLIGDPDVDLGALLTRLEGEGFAAVNVTHPFKVAVLDHVASTSAVVERIGSANLVLLDGTGDPGSPHRRAHNTDVTGFGAGLVAFLGDRPRGRVLQVGAGGAGRATAYALLDLGFDEVVVHDRDPVAAAALVERFAPTSGGRMLASEDDLATWVTDVDGVVHVTPMGMAEHPGVAFDPTVLREGAWVAEVVYRPLETELLRRARARGADTLDGGLMAVGQAVDSLRLITGREPDRDRMTEHFRALVRSLESDGAA, from the coding sequence GTGAGCACCCACTACCGGGTCGCGTTGCTCGGGCACGGCATCGGGCCGTCCCTGACGCCGGCCCTGCACGAGCAGGAGGCGGCGCTGCTGGGTCTCGACTACCGCTACGAGACCGTCGACCTGATCGGGGACCCCGACGTCGACCTCGGGGCGTTGCTGACCCGGCTCGAGGGGGAGGGGTTCGCCGCCGTCAACGTGACCCACCCCTTCAAGGTGGCGGTGCTCGACCACGTCGCCTCGACGAGCGCCGTGGTGGAGCGGATCGGGTCGGCCAACCTGGTGCTGCTGGACGGCACCGGCGACCCCGGAAGCCCCCACCGCCGCGCGCACAACACCGACGTGACGGGGTTCGGGGCCGGTCTGGTGGCGTTCCTGGGCGACCGCCCGCGTGGGCGGGTGCTGCAGGTCGGGGCCGGAGGGGCGGGTCGCGCGACGGCGTACGCGCTGCTCGACCTGGGGTTCGACGAGGTCGTGGTGCACGACCGTGACCCCGTCGCCGCGGCCGCGCTCGTCGAGCGCTTCGCCCCGACGTCGGGGGGACGGATGCTCGCCTCCGAGGACGATCTCGCGACCTGGGTGACGGACGTGGACGGCGTGGTGCACGTGACGCCGATGGGGATGGCCGAGCACCCCGGCGTCGCCTTCGACCCCACCGTCCTGCGCGAGGGGGCCTGGGTGGCCGAGGTGGTCTACCGCCCGCTCGAGACCGAGCTGCTGCGCCGCGCCCGCGCCCGGGGTGCCGACACGCTCGACGGAGGGCTCATGGCCGTCGGTCAGGCGGTCGACAGCCTGCGGCTGATCACGGGCCGTGAGCCCGACCGGGACCGGATGACCGAGCACTTCCGCGCCCTCGTCCGGTCCCTCGAGAGCGACGGTGCGGCGTGA
- the aroQ gene encoding type II 3-dehydroquinate dehydratase: protein MSAVWVLNGPNLNLLGTREPAVYGHDTLADVEDRCRRTATTLGLGLDFRQTNHEGVLVDWIQQAGAGVAAGDVLGVVLNAGALTHTSVALRDAVVGAVVPTVEVHLSNVHAREPFRHHSYLSPVARGVVVGLGPLGYELAVRSFAPTQES from the coding sequence GTGAGCGCGGTCTGGGTGCTCAACGGGCCCAACCTCAACCTGCTCGGCACCCGCGAGCCCGCGGTCTACGGCCACGACACCCTCGCTGACGTCGAGGACCGCTGCCGGCGGACCGCCACGACGCTCGGCCTGGGCCTGGACTTCCGGCAGACCAACCATGAGGGGGTGCTCGTGGACTGGATCCAGCAGGCCGGTGCCGGGGTGGCGGCCGGGGACGTCCTCGGGGTCGTGCTGAACGCCGGGGCCCTCACCCACACCTCGGTCGCGCTCCGCGACGCCGTGGTCGGGGCGGTGGTGCCGACCGTGGAGGTGCACCTCAGCAACGTGCACGCCCGCGAGCCGTTCCGCCACCACTCGTACCTGAGCCCCGTCGCCCGGGGTGTCGTGGTCGGGCTCGGGCCGCTGGGCTACGAGCTGGCCGTCCGGTCCTTCGCCCCCACCCAGGAGAGCTGA
- a CDS encoding bifunctional sugar phosphate isomerase/epimerase/4-hydroxyphenylpyruvate dioxygenase family protein, with protein MRTSIATVCLSGSLEDKMTAAAAAGFDGIEVFEPDLVASDLSPEEVRSRAGRLGLTLDLYQPFRDFEGVTDDLLAANLRRAEARFAVMQRLGVDTVLVCSNVGTATVDSDDVSAHQLRRLGDLAAAYDVRIAFEALAWGRFVDDYRRAARIVALADHPAVGTCLDSFHILSRGHDPAGIEEIPAEKIFFVQLADAPRLAMDVLSWSRHHRLFPGEGDFDLTGFVAHLLRAGYAGPLSLEVFNDTFRQTDTARTAAHAFRSLVWLQDQAARRLDAGPLTRIAEAAPPVGVDFVEVKAEDTGEVEATLDQLGLTFRGQHRTKPVRLWSGGPARMVLNEQHAREVEPVVAGLGLVVPDAAATERRAHDLGVQPVHRRSQVDEARLAGFLAPDGLEVYLVDAPGPDAEPTWVEEFEHGLPRDTADSFTGVDHVNLVHSWAEHDEAVLFWTAAAGFDAPAATQVASPQGLVRSQVVRTPDGRVRLPLNVAPAVSRDYPEHVALHCTDIWAVASRAAGRGMAFLPVPDNYYDDLAARFGLDPGLLDRLRSAQLLYDRDGAGEFLHFYTRRVGRVFFEVVQRLDGYDGYGADNAPVRLASQARVDRVERTARESAAGPAAGARGRPRT; from the coding sequence ATGCGCACCTCGATCGCCACGGTCTGCCTCAGCGGCAGCCTGGAGGACAAGATGACCGCGGCCGCCGCCGCCGGGTTCGACGGGATCGAGGTGTTCGAGCCCGACCTGGTCGCCAGCGACCTCTCCCCGGAGGAGGTCCGCAGCCGGGCAGGCAGGCTCGGCCTCACCCTCGACCTCTACCAGCCCTTCCGGGACTTCGAGGGCGTCACCGACGACCTGCTCGCGGCCAACCTGCGCCGCGCCGAGGCCCGCTTCGCGGTCATGCAGCGGCTCGGCGTCGACACCGTCCTGGTGTGCAGCAACGTCGGGACGGCCACCGTCGACTCCGACGACGTCTCGGCGCACCAGCTGCGCCGGCTCGGCGACCTCGCCGCGGCGTACGACGTGCGGATCGCCTTCGAGGCGCTGGCCTGGGGGCGCTTCGTGGACGACTACCGCCGAGCGGCCCGCATCGTCGCGCTGGCCGACCACCCCGCCGTCGGCACCTGCCTGGACAGCTTCCACATCCTCTCCCGCGGCCACGACCCGGCCGGGATCGAGGAGATCCCGGCGGAGAAGATCTTCTTCGTGCAGCTGGCGGACGCGCCGAGGCTGGCCATGGACGTGCTGTCCTGGAGCCGCCACCACCGGCTCTTCCCCGGGGAGGGCGACTTCGACCTCACCGGGTTCGTGGCGCACCTGCTGCGCGCGGGCTACGCCGGCCCGCTCTCGCTGGAAGTCTTCAACGACACCTTCCGCCAGACCGACACGGCCCGGACCGCCGCGCACGCCTTCCGGTCCCTGGTGTGGCTCCAGGACCAGGCCGCGCGCCGACTCGACGCCGGTCCGCTGACCCGGATCGCCGAGGCCGCGCCGCCGGTGGGCGTCGACTTCGTCGAGGTCAAGGCCGAGGACACCGGCGAGGTCGAGGCCACCCTGGACCAGCTCGGGCTCACCTTCCGTGGTCAGCACCGGACCAAGCCGGTGCGGCTCTGGTCGGGCGGCCCGGCCAGGATGGTGCTCAACGAGCAGCACGCCCGCGAGGTCGAGCCGGTCGTCGCCGGGCTCGGCCTGGTGGTGCCGGACGCCGCGGCCACCGAGCGACGCGCCCACGACCTCGGGGTGCAGCCCGTCCACCGGCGCTCGCAGGTCGACGAGGCCCGTCTGGCCGGGTTCCTGGCCCCCGACGGCCTCGAGGTCTACCTCGTCGACGCCCCGGGCCCGGACGCGGAGCCGACCTGGGTGGAGGAGTTCGAGCACGGCCTGCCGCGGGACACGGCGGACTCCTTCACCGGTGTCGACCACGTCAACCTGGTGCACTCCTGGGCCGAGCACGACGAGGCGGTCCTGTTCTGGACCGCGGCCGCCGGGTTCGACGCCCCGGCCGCCACCCAGGTGGCCAGTCCGCAGGGGCTGGTGCGCAGCCAGGTGGTCCGCACGCCGGACGGCCGGGTCCGCCTGCCGCTGAACGTCGCCCCGGCGGTCAGTCGCGACTACCCGGAGCACGTCGCGCTGCACTGCACCGACATCTGGGCGGTGGCCTCCCGGGCGGCCGGGCGCGGGATGGCGTTCCTGCCGGTGCCCGACAACTACTACGACGACCTCGCCGCCCGCTTCGGGCTCGACCCCGGGCTCCTCGACCGCCTCCGGTCCGCCCAGCTCCTCTACGACCGGGACGGTGCGGGGGAGTTCCTGCACTTCTACACGCGCCGGGTCGGTCGGGTCTTCTTCGAGGTGGTGCAGCGGCTGGACGGTTACGACGGGTACGGCGCCGACAACGCCCCGGTCCGGCTGGCCTCCCAGGCGCGGGTCGACCGGGTCGAGCGGACGGCACGAGAGTCCGCCGCCGGACCGGCCGCCGGGGCTCGCGGGCGGCCGCGGACCTGA
- a CDS encoding TetR/AcrR family transcriptional regulator: MLDSRPGTSGHASRERRVRSPARLGWPHGQDENGARGAVRRVRQGAREDTTPPPADRYDERRNQLAESALQTLGELGYARTSLREIANNSQFSHGVVHYYFANKTELIVYCVRHYKAQCVRRYDGLVAHSTTPEELLTSFAAKLVETLQLEAPMHRLWYDLRTQSMFEEPLREAVLMIDQTLEDMIWRVVSRYAELSGADVAMTPAAAYGVLDGLFQQALLGYLTAEPQEALDTMTDQVHALMPLTLRG, translated from the coding sequence TTGCTGGACAGCCGTCCAGGTACATCTGGTCACGCGTCAAGAGAACGCCGGGTCCGGAGCCCCGCTCGACTAGGGTGGCCGCATGGCCAGGACGAGAACGGCGCCCGAGGCGCCGTCCGGCGCGTCCGCCAAGGCGCCCGCGAGGACACCACGCCGCCCCCGGCCGACAGGTACGACGAGCGACGCAACCAGCTGGCCGAGTCGGCCCTGCAGACGCTCGGCGAGCTGGGCTACGCACGCACCAGCCTTCGCGAGATCGCCAACAACTCTCAGTTCAGCCACGGCGTCGTGCACTACTACTTCGCCAACAAGACCGAGCTGATCGTCTACTGCGTCCGCCACTACAAGGCACAGTGCGTCCGTCGTTACGACGGACTGGTCGCCCACTCGACCACCCCTGAGGAGCTCCTGACCTCGTTCGCCGCGAAGCTCGTGGAGACGCTGCAGCTCGAGGCGCCGATGCACCGCCTCTGGTACGACCTGCGCACGCAGAGCATGTTCGAGGAGCCACTGCGCGAGGCCGTGCTGATGATCGACCAGACGCTGGAGGACATGATCTGGCGGGTCGTCTCGCGTTACGCCGAGCTCAGCGGGGCCGACGTCGCCATGACGCCGGCGGCTGCGTACGGCGTGCTCGACGGGCTCTTCCAGCAGGCGCTGCTCGGCTACCTGACCGCGGAACCGCAGGAGGCGCTGGACACCATGACCGACCAGGTGCACGCGCTGATGCCGCTCACCCTGCGCGGTTGA
- a CDS encoding SDR family NAD(P)-dependent oxidoreductase codes for MTDLDLTGRTALVSGAAQGLGEGMAQALAAAGARVVVADLQDDLGEKVAGSLKGEGHGFVHLDVTDEASWENATRVAVSEFGGLDVLVNNAGVEISSLITEVVPEDIRTMLEVNVLGTALGVKWGLRTMRPDGPAGQGGSIINISSVAATIAFPGIPIYSATKSAVNRLTRVSAMEAGKLGYGVRVNCVYPGLVPTAMGQGLAADMAELGLFGSPEEAVGAVIELTPSGRLGEVADMADAVVFLASDASRFINGVGLPVDGGMGM; via the coding sequence ATGACCGACCTCGACCTGACCGGGCGTACCGCGCTCGTCAGCGGAGCAGCGCAAGGACTGGGGGAGGGGATGGCGCAGGCGCTGGCGGCTGCCGGCGCGCGCGTCGTCGTCGCGGACCTGCAGGACGACCTCGGCGAGAAGGTGGCCGGCTCGCTGAAGGGCGAGGGCCACGGATTCGTGCACCTCGACGTGACCGACGAGGCGAGCTGGGAGAACGCCACCCGTGTTGCGGTCTCCGAGTTCGGCGGCCTCGACGTCCTGGTGAACAACGCCGGGGTCGAGATCAGCAGCCTGATCACCGAGGTGGTTCCCGAGGACATCCGCACGATGCTGGAGGTCAACGTCCTCGGTACCGCGCTCGGCGTGAAGTGGGGCCTGCGGACCATGCGTCCCGACGGGCCCGCCGGCCAGGGCGGCAGCATCATCAACATCTCCTCGGTCGCCGCCACGATCGCGTTCCCGGGCATCCCGATCTACTCGGCGACGAAGTCCGCGGTCAACCGGCTCACCCGGGTCTCGGCCATGGAGGCCGGCAAGCTCGGCTACGGCGTTCGCGTCAACTGCGTCTACCCGGGCCTGGTGCCCACCGCCATGGGCCAGGGGCTCGCCGCCGACATGGCCGAGCTCGGCCTCTTCGGATCCCCCGAGGAAGCGGTGGGCGCGGTCATCGAGCTCACGCCCTCCGGGCGTCTGGGCGAGGTCGCGGACATGGCCGACGCCGTGGTGTTCCTGGCCTCGGACGCCTCGCGCTTCATCAATGGAGTCGGCCTGCCGGTCGACGGCGGAATGGGGATGTGA
- a CDS encoding DUF5938 domain-containing protein, which produces MGDKQVVVYGASGYTGRLICEYLREYHVPFIAAGRDGAKLKTSMEGHVAGIETADYEVVEVTHDVASLTELFRGASVVLNTVGPFSKWGPEVVEACLAVGAHYTDTTGEQDWLITCDEQYGADFAAAGLLLAPGIAQMYTTGEIAAEVALETPGLDTLDIAVFWGGSPTIASTQTILFNAALSGAHYLEQNAYVPFDPDAGHFHLAVPGQHELALALPWGGTSHPVWYRRDPRVASCRALGGVFDKALMLGVPQIVAGALEATKDMEPDEKYAALAATAAQVMSSMPPRENPRLNKSLDSVHASGPLGRAHCVIHGNQNYKQTGLLQAYAAYSLLMQPPKRVGFASGCQAFGHRELLGVLRSFGLVSQPVLTVQA; this is translated from the coding sequence ATGGGTGACAAGCAGGTCGTCGTCTACGGCGCCTCCGGCTACACCGGCCGGCTCATCTGCGAGTACCTCCGCGAGTACCACGTCCCGTTCATCGCCGCCGGCCGTGACGGAGCCAAGCTGAAGACCTCCATGGAGGGCCACGTCGCCGGCATCGAGACCGCCGACTACGAGGTCGTCGAAGTCACCCACGACGTCGCGTCCCTGACCGAGCTGTTCCGTGGAGCGTCCGTGGTGCTCAACACGGTCGGACCGTTCAGCAAGTGGGGGCCGGAGGTCGTCGAGGCGTGCCTCGCCGTCGGTGCGCACTACACGGACACCACCGGTGAGCAGGACTGGCTGATCACCTGTGACGAGCAGTACGGCGCGGACTTCGCGGCAGCCGGGCTGCTCCTCGCGCCTGGCATCGCGCAGATGTACACGACCGGCGAGATCGCCGCCGAGGTCGCGCTGGAGACACCCGGCCTCGACACCCTCGACATCGCCGTGTTCTGGGGTGGCAGCCCGACGATCGCTTCGACGCAGACGATCCTCTTCAACGCCGCTCTCTCCGGCGCGCACTACCTCGAGCAGAACGCCTACGTGCCGTTCGATCCGGACGCCGGTCACTTCCACCTCGCCGTCCCCGGCCAGCACGAGCTCGCGCTCGCGCTGCCGTGGGGAGGGACGTCGCACCCCGTCTGGTACCGCAGGGACCCGCGTGTGGCGAGCTGCAGGGCGCTCGGCGGGGTGTTCGACAAGGCGCTGATGCTCGGGGTGCCGCAGATCGTCGCGGGTGCGCTGGAGGCGACCAAGGACATGGAGCCCGACGAGAAGTACGCCGCCCTCGCCGCCACCGCCGCACAGGTGATGAGCTCCATGCCGCCCCGGGAGAACCCCCGGCTGAACAAGTCGCTCGACTCGGTGCACGCGTCCGGCCCCCTCGGACGCGCGCACTGCGTCATCCACGGCAACCAGAACTACAAGCAGACAGGGTTGCTGCAGGCCTACGCGGCGTACTCGCTGCTGATGCAGCCTCCCAAGCGGGTCGGGTTCGCCTCGGGCTGCCAGGCCTTCGGCCACCGCGAGCTGCTCGGCGTGCTCCGCTCGTTCGGGCTGGTCTCGCAGCCCGTCCTGACCGTCCAGGCCTGA